tccattccgcacctcatctccggatttgcggacccattcaagtgaatgtgtccgcatccatgatgtggaatgcacacagccagtgccctgtgtattgcggacccgccatatgcggGCTGCAAAACGGAAACAGAGGGGCAAtggcgtgtgaatgagccctaagggcgtTATTCTGGCAGTCCCTTGTTTTTAACCCCTATACTGGGATCAGGCCTTTGCGGTAGGGCAGCCACCAGGCTGCCACCTCCTGGGATAGCCCtgctgtagttggcagctgacccatgggggtcagagGCACCGAAGGGTCAGGCAAAATTCATAGTCCAGTAAAGTCCAGGCAGGCAGAATACGTGTGTAACTGAGAGAccagtctgaggtcagggcagacgGCAATGAGTCAATATGGAAGTCGAGCTAAGGTCAAGACAGGCAGAGGTTCGATACATGGGATGACGATCAGAATAGCGCGCCTTCACTCATTAGCGAACTAGATatcctattgctcaggcatctttcCCTGGGGAAACCTGGCTTAaacgggttgtcccacaaaaaaatattctacagttttcaaaccagcacctggatctgaacactttttagtaattaaaaatgttgtatagctactgagctattctgtatagcgccacctgctctgttctttttttttatttcaatgtcCGGCTCAATGAGAAGGTCGCACTtcctttcaactgcctcctgagctgtgatagggagaacatggacaaAGAAACTAcccactgagctgccagcttgatataaatctagcagagcaatgaatggggcgatctctggacccatgggaggtacagggctggttctagctttgttagaaagagatgtcatgtactatatgatgcctgattttcattttttacaaaaatcATGGGATAGCCCTTTTGAACACCTTAAAGATGTCCAGCCATTGGCTGCTGAAAATACAGAACAGGTGCTCTGGCCCTTCAAGAGCAGGGAGGTGTGTGTGACAAGGAAAGAGGTTTCCAGCCGAGAACCAAAGATTCCAGTGACCGCGATCCTGCCAGAGGAGGGCTTCTAGGAGTCGGCCACTGAGCACAATGGAAATAGTAACTGATGTGGCGACCACCCTGGATAGCAGAACGGCAGCAGGTGTGGAGCGCCAACATGACATGCTGCAATACTGGACTCAGACCGTGGACACTGTTAGTAGTATAAATGTGTGATACTGTTAGATGGGGTCCTGTGATAGGTCTACACGTCTAATGGCTAGCACCTGGTCCACTGCAAGCGCCCATAGAAATCAGTAGGCACCTACTGATTTCACTGTGTGACCTGCAAGGTGCACCTCCACGTTGACAGCTGATCATGGCAGCTCTTTACATAAACTGGTCAGTGGAAGTCATTGAATCTGCCTgtcttgggcagaaagaaaaagTTTAAGGTTCAGATCCATCCATCTCAGTAGCAGGTTACCTCTATTGCTCAAAACCTGACTTCTTGGTAGTGTGACGTTTGATGAAGCCTCGTGTACGCTTAATAAAAGGTTTAATTTATTGTAATTTTCCCTTTTCCCCGTAGGACATGGGCATGGAGTTGCCCCCGCCCACCATGATAGAGGGGCTCGGCGATGAGGTGACTGTTGTagtgggaatttttattttactccTTGCACTAATCCTGGCATGGCTGTCCACTTATGTAGCTGAAGGCAGCGATCCTCTGCTGGGTAGCCTGATACCCACTGGACGTAGAGAACCTCTCCTAGGGCTCAGTAACCCAGTGCCTCCAAGTCCAGAACCACCAAGGGCTGTGGAGCCTCAAGTAGAAAAACCAGAAGAAGGGGATCAAGGCGGTGAGCAAGATACAGATACCGATAATGCCACCCTTgatcagatgctggatatccaagGAGTGCCTAAGCGTGGTCAGCCAGTGCCCCCAGTGAGTGAGGAGGAGGAATTGCTGGGAGCAGGAGATGCTGCAGGTCAGGATAGTTCTCAGGGAGTAGCTAGAAGTCAAGGTCCTGAAGAAGAAGGTAAAGAGCAGGATAACAGTATTGGACATAGAAGTATAGGCAGAGATCATGAATGGAAGAAGAAAGGTGAAGCAGTCCAGGAGCAGGCCCAGCCAGAAGAAGGAATGATCACAGTTAGGCTCAAGTTCCTGAACGAAACCGAAGAACTGGCTTTGGTGAGGCCGGATGACACAATTGGCACATTAAAAAGGTGAGGAGATCTTGTCTGGTTTTTAaagcatgtctctagctgttgctTAACCACAACTATAAGTATCCTCTGACAGCTGTAGGGTATGTTGGGGGTTGTATatccacaacagctggagagctacaGGTTGGAGCTCTAGCTTTTAAGTCTCTCAATAAACCCGTACTTGTCAAATccggttgtgatttgcgcctcaCGTCTACCAGCTCGCCAGACCACAAAGGTCGTGACGGGCACTGTCAGTA
This window of the Bufo bufo chromosome 6, aBufBuf1.1, whole genome shotgun sequence genome carries:
- the TMUB2 gene encoding transmembrane and ubiquitin-like domain-containing protein 2, with the translated sequence MGMELPPPTMIEGLGDEVTVVVGIFILLLALILAWLSTYVAEGSDPLLGSLIPTGRREPLLGLSNPVPPSPEPPRAVEPQVEKPEEGDQGGEQDTDTDNATLDQMLDIQGVPKRGQPVPPVSEEEELLGAGDAAGQDSSQGVARSQGPEEEGKEQDNSIGHRSIGRDHEWKKKGEAVQEQAQPEEGMITVRLKFLNETEELALVRPDDTIGTLKSKYFPGQEPQMKLIFQGQLLHDSTQTLRSLHITDNCVIHCHRSQATVSSSPVGPESGGTSQEHAGLTPPIGNLMIPVFVVMLALIWYFRINYRQFFTAPATVSLVGVTVFFSFLVFGMYGR